A single Chryseobacterium sp. DNA region contains:
- a CDS encoding SdpA family antimicrobial peptide system protein has product MRVILIKSIVVVFIGFLLVFTFVSSLSGQTCISISPGIEQTFRTLLPEGWSFFTRNPREDMVTIYKVVNNTPIRVSSLNSETDNLCGLSRKSRKLGYDVSTMLSTLPKNNWVKTNSLNKLEIKKQNFNKVNKKNLQINTLDKGQYMIVTQPTIPWAWSKYPSRVNKEYTVCFTEII; this is encoded by the coding sequence ATGCGAGTTATACTGATAAAATCAATTGTAGTAGTATTTATAGGGTTTCTGCTTGTATTTACATTTGTTAGCAGCCTATCAGGACAAACTTGCATATCTATAAGTCCTGGAATAGAGCAGACATTCAGGACTTTACTGCCTGAAGGATGGTCATTCTTCACAAGAAACCCTAGAGAAGATATGGTGACCATCTACAAGGTAGTAAACAATACCCCAATAAGAGTAAGTTCACTCAATTCTGAGACAGATAATTTATGTGGACTTTCCAGAAAAAGTAGAAAGCTTGGATATGATGTATCTACCATGCTTTCTACTCTTCCAAAAAACAACTGGGTAAAAACGAATTCTTTGAATAAGCTTGAAATTAAAAAGCAAAATTTCAATAAAGTCAACAAAAAAAACCTGCAGATCAATACTCTTGACAAAGGGCAATATATGATTGTTACCCAGCCTACGATACCATGGGCATGGTCCAAATATCCTTCCCGGGTCAATAAAGAATATACTGTTTGTTTTACTGAAATTATATAA
- a CDS encoding outer membrane beta-barrel protein codes for MNNEWLNSLRSRMEDHEENVPEELWDDIRDELFSEKDLDHVIPAIVPEEQEITGKDTVGRGSRRLFYRIGAAAAAAVLFFVMMKILPDTENEKIFSKKNGKERNKVNPAAEKSVIQSSHTVETGFASGLSLTEPTTKFLKDKHSKLLLNEESNEKSIQRILELNRADLLFHQKPLGFQQLPSAKELISLPAQEKGADEVLSAPEKQPEKYADHRKSKSAESWMLSMLTGNASPNGAEQQFPGYASMSGKPMNIGEVWSTSTYDENPLTQVLLANQSQPVEARIRHKVPVTLGLSLYYNLGKRWGIGTGLNYTKLASELHSGSAANYIKGEQTIHYVGIPVQVNYNVVQKGRFTGYITGGGLVEKPVAGNLTTSYVVNDEVKESSREKLDTQSLQFSVNTAVGLQLKVIDRLGVYAEPGIGYHFKDNNSLNTAYKEKPLQFNMKFGIRLLLD; via the coding sequence ATGAATAATGAGTGGTTAAATAGCCTGCGTAGCAGAATGGAAGACCATGAAGAAAATGTTCCGGAGGAATTGTGGGATGACATCAGAGACGAATTGTTCTCTGAAAAAGACCTGGATCATGTGATCCCGGCTATTGTTCCTGAAGAGCAGGAGATAACGGGAAAAGATACTGTAGGAAGAGGTTCCAGACGTTTGTTTTACCGTATTGGAGCAGCAGCAGCGGCGGCTGTACTGTTCTTTGTTATGATGAAGATTCTGCCTGATACAGAAAATGAGAAGATTTTTTCAAAGAAAAATGGTAAAGAAAGAAATAAGGTGAACCCGGCAGCAGAAAAATCAGTAATCCAGTCCAGTCACACTGTTGAAACCGGTTTTGCATCCGGGCTCTCTTTAACAGAGCCAACAACAAAATTTTTAAAAGATAAACATAGCAAGCTGTTATTGAATGAAGAAAGTAATGAAAAAAGCATCCAGCGTATTTTAGAGCTTAACAGAGCAGACCTGTTGTTTCATCAGAAACCGCTGGGTTTTCAGCAGTTGCCTTCCGCTAAAGAGCTGATAAGCCTTCCGGCTCAGGAGAAAGGAGCAGATGAGGTTCTTTCTGCACCAGAAAAGCAGCCGGAAAAATATGCTGACCACAGAAAATCTAAATCTGCAGAATCCTGGATGCTGAGCATGCTCACGGGCAATGCCTCCCCGAATGGGGCAGAACAGCAGTTTCCCGGTTATGCTTCTATGAGCGGTAAACCCATGAATATTGGGGAAGTATGGAGTACATCCACTTATGATGAGAATCCTTTAACACAAGTATTACTGGCCAACCAAAGCCAGCCGGTGGAAGCGAGGATCAGACATAAAGTTCCTGTAACGCTGGGATTATCCCTGTATTATAATTTAGGGAAAAGATGGGGAATAGGAACAGGGCTTAACTATACAAAACTGGCTTCAGAGCTGCACTCAGGAAGTGCTGCCAATTATATCAAAGGAGAGCAGACCATTCATTATGTGGGAATTCCTGTCCAGGTTAATTATAATGTAGTTCAGAAGGGCCGGTTTACAGGATATATAACAGGAGGAGGGCTGGTTGAAAAACCTGTTGCAGGAAACCTTACCACTTCCTATGTGGTGAACGATGAAGTGAAGGAAAGCTCAAGAGAGAAACTGGATACCCAATCGCTGCAGTTTTCAGTCAATACAGCTGTGGGGCTTCAGTTGAAAGTCATTGACCGGCTGGGGGTGTATGCAGAACCGGGAATTGGCTATCATTTCAAGGATAATAATTCTCTTAATACCGCCTATAAAGAGAAACCTTTACAATTTAATATGAAATTCGGGATCAGACTGCTGCTTGATTGA
- a CDS encoding sporulation-delaying protein SdpB family protein codes for MMNHKSTPFSPVLGMGRSLIALGTLTNFLFNNPDNLFLQRTFKAEDMGNSFNLFHLFGYDNLNWSISLSIVILLLTISGYCIRITGILHWWVTFSFLNSAIIVDGGDQISSIIALLLIPVTVLDNRKNHWLYQIKESSEIKNFIGKSFFFVIKVQVAVLYFNAAVGKFPVEEWWDGTAMYYWINHSSFGAPGYLKTILLPLVENKYTVFVLTWGSMILELFLSIAVFLRKEARILACGLGILFHFLIFIVLGLGSFFFAMSGALILYLIPYNFNMSSLRWNTMKNNTLLRAGLKS; via the coding sequence ATGATGAATCATAAAAGCACTCCTTTTTCCCCGGTGTTAGGCATGGGAAGATCATTAATTGCATTGGGAACTCTTACCAACTTTCTTTTCAACAATCCTGATAATCTTTTTTTGCAGAGGACATTTAAGGCAGAAGATATGGGGAACAGCTTTAATTTATTCCATTTATTCGGTTACGACAATCTGAATTGGTCTATTTCATTGTCTATAGTGATACTGCTTCTTACGATAAGCGGCTATTGTATCAGAATAACCGGAATACTCCACTGGTGGGTTACCTTTAGTTTTTTAAATTCAGCCATTATTGTTGATGGCGGAGACCAGATAAGTTCTATAATCGCGCTGCTTCTTATTCCGGTAACCGTTCTTGACAACCGCAAAAACCACTGGCTGTATCAGATTAAAGAATCTTCAGAAATAAAAAACTTTATCGGTAAATCTTTTTTTTTCGTGATTAAAGTTCAGGTTGCGGTCCTCTATTTCAATGCGGCCGTAGGAAAATTCCCCGTTGAAGAATGGTGGGATGGAACCGCTATGTACTACTGGATCAATCATAGTAGTTTTGGAGCTCCAGGTTATTTGAAAACCATACTCTTACCTCTTGTAGAAAATAAATATACCGTATTTGTATTAACCTGGGGGTCAATGATTCTCGAGCTTTTTTTAAGCATTGCCGTGTTTTTGAGGAAAGAAGCCAGAATATTGGCATGCGGGCTCGGCATTTTATTTCATTTTCTTATTTTTATAGTATTAGGTTTGGGCAGCTTCTTTTTTGCAATGTCCGGAGCTTTGATCCTTTATTTAATTCCTTATAACTTTAATATGAGCTCATTAAGATGGAATACCATGAAAAACAATACTTTACTCAGGGCTGGATTAAAATCATAG
- a CDS encoding T9SS type A sorting domain-containing protein, which produces MKAKLIFFTFLFFSMLNIKAQCNPTITSPRLGLKYPDKILFCDTEDEILSTQAFGSYQWYKQQWTWQTPNNNPWELIPGATSQQLTINGNDQLYYFKVAVALGDCTAESPAIMADGFVYGLPAMMSTYTPGTYEQVGGGEVNVCNGASVQFDDIFPLVYGTHTWLKCVPATNPPSAGDPCIIPGASGDSYIATESGEYGFYACTEYCPDQCHLLAPFAFVKLNFGNWDFCENLGTGEAKLKDNNLKIYPNPTAQFLYIGRESDKVYKEVSIIDMSGKLVLQKSDHQYNQAIDISRLVPGNYIIISKGSDGSVYRNKMIKK; this is translated from the coding sequence ATGAAAGCAAAACTCATTTTTTTTACTTTTTTATTCTTCAGTATGCTGAATATCAAAGCGCAGTGTAATCCCACGATTACCAGCCCGAGACTTGGATTAAAATATCCGGATAAGATCTTATTCTGTGATACGGAAGATGAAATACTTTCTACACAGGCGTTCGGGAGCTATCAGTGGTATAAACAGCAGTGGACCTGGCAGACTCCCAATAACAATCCCTGGGAACTCATTCCGGGAGCAACATCACAGCAGCTAACGATTAATGGCAATGATCAGCTGTATTATTTTAAAGTAGCCGTGGCTTTGGGTGATTGTACTGCGGAAAGTCCAGCTATCATGGCAGACGGGTTTGTCTATGGCCTTCCTGCGATGATGTCTACCTATACACCGGGAACTTATGAACAGGTAGGCGGCGGAGAGGTCAATGTATGCAATGGAGCTTCCGTACAATTTGATGATATATTCCCTTTGGTATATGGAACTCATACCTGGCTAAAATGTGTTCCGGCCACCAACCCTCCGTCAGCGGGTGATCCTTGTATAATTCCCGGTGCCTCCGGAGATTCTTATATCGCAACAGAATCAGGTGAATATGGCTTTTATGCCTGTACGGAATATTGTCCGGACCAGTGTCATCTGTTAGCTCCGTTTGCATTTGTTAAACTGAATTTCGGGAACTGGGATTTCTGTGAAAATTTAGGAACAGGAGAAGCAAAACTTAAAGATAACAATCTGAAAATATATCCCAATCCTACAGCACAGTTCCTTTACATCGGGAGAGAGTCTGATAAGGTCTATAAAGAAGTTTCCATCATCGATATGTCCGGAAAACTTGTTTTGCAGAAAAGTGACCATCAATATAACCAGGCGATCGATATAAGCAGGCTGGTTCCGGGGAATTACATTATTATTTCCAAAGGTTCAGATGGAAGTGTTTACAGAAATAAAATGATAAAGAAATAA